The following coding sequences lie in one Clupea harengus chromosome 23, Ch_v2.0.2, whole genome shotgun sequence genomic window:
- the LOC116218675 gene encoding protachykinin-1, translated as METWKLLAVVIPFIVLVYSVQGISFTLDRENWISKNWQEEPVLERLADQEESLVKRSKARQFYGLMGRRSGKVQPVRLQTRRHKGGMFVGLMGRRALDAVREEALRRITPGADTSSAADMAEESNKHLDLEEQWEKLQYY; from the exons ATGGAAACCTGGAAACTCCTCGCTGTAGTCATCCCCTTTATTGTTCTCGTATATAGCGTTCAGGGAATCTCTTTTACTCTAGACAGGGAGAACTGGATATCTAAAAACTGGCAG GAAGAACCTGTGCTGGAGCGGCTAGCGGATCAGGAGGAGAGCCTCGTGAAGAGGTCCAAAGCGCGCCAGTTCTATGGCCTCATGGGGAGACGCTCAG GTAAAGTACAGCCCGTGCGGTTGCAGACACGAC GACACAAAGGAGGGATGTTCGTGGGGCTGATGGGCCGAAGGGCTTTGGACGCCGTCAGGGAAG AGGCCCTGAGACGGATAACTCCGGGAGCGGACACCAGCTCCGCTGCAGACATGGCGGAGGAGTCAAACAAGCACTTGG ATCTAGAAGAGCAGTGGGAGAAGCTCCAGTATTACTGA
- the kat7b gene encoding histone acetyltransferase KAT7 isoform X3, translating into MPRRKRNAGSSSDATGDSDDSGEHEKTDSSQSDGNTRANTRLTRASLRLSQSSQEAPPDIKHVVDRDESPPRTPTGNAQSSESDIDVSSPSASHDESQNKDPSQKDSDSDPSHRPKRRRFHESYNFNMKCPTPGCNSLGHLTGKHERHFSISGCPLYHNLSADECKVKAIDRDKQDDERSQNQTEESRHATRHQAATPRQVRYKEKVVEMRRKRDSPVSKEQKEKNMEHRQSHGTTREPLLENITSEYDLELFRKAQARASDDLEKLRLQGQITEGSNMIKTIVFGRYELDTWYHSPYPEEYARLGRLYVCEFCLKYMKSQTILRRHMAKCVWKHPPGDEVYRKGAISVFEVDGKKNKIYCQNLCLLAKLFLDHKTLYYDVEPFLFYVMTEADNTGCHLVGYFSKEKNSFLNYNVSCILTMPQYMRQGYGKMLIDFSYLLSKVEEKVGSPERPLSDLGLISYRSYWKEVLLRYMNNFQGKEISIKEISQETAVNPVDIVSTLQSLQMLKYWKGKHLVLKRQDLIDDWKSKETKRGSKTIDPSSLKWSPPKGT; encoded by the exons ATGCCTCGAAGAAAG AGAAATGCAGGGAGTAGCTCGGATGCTACGGGGGATTCAGACGATTCAGGGGAACACGAGAAAACCGACAGCTCTCAAAGTGACGGAAATACACGAGCTAACACGCGACTCACTCGGGCATCTTTACGCCTCAGCCAAAGCTCGCAAG AGGCGCCTCCTGACATAAAACACGTAGTGGACCGCGACGAATCCCCTCCCAGGACGCCCACGGGCAATGCCCAATCCTCGGAGTCGGACATCGACGTGTCCAGCCCCAGTGCCTCTCACGACGAAAGTCAGAACAAGGACCCTTCCCAGAAGGACTCTGACAGCGACCCCTCCCACCGGCCCAAGCGCCGgcgctttcacgagagctacaACTTCAACATGAAGTGTCCAACCCCAGGATGCAATTCGCTGG GTCACCTCACTGGAAAGCACGAGAGGCACTTCTCCATCTCCGGGTGTCCTTTGTACCATAACCTATCAGCAGATGAATGCAAG GTGAAGGCCATCGACCGGGACAAGCAAGACGACGAGCGCAGTCAGAACcagacagaggagagcaggCACGCCACACGTCACCAG GCTGCCACGCCGAGGCAGGTGCGCTACAAGGAGAAGGTAgtggagatgaggaggaagagggactCGCCTGTGTCCAaggagcagaaagagaagaacatG GAGCACCGCCAGAGCCATGGCACCACCCGAGAGCCCCTGCTGGAGAACATCACCAGTGAGTACGACCTGGAGCTCTTCAGGAAGGCCCAGGCACGGGCCTCCGATGACCTG GAGAAGCTGCGCCTGCAGGGCCAGATCACGGAGGGCAGCAACATGATCAAGACCATCGTGTTCGGCCGCTACGAGCTGGACACCTGGTACCACTCGCCCTACCCGGAGGAGTACGCCCGCTTGGGCCGCCTCTACGTCTGCGAGTTCTGCCTCAAGTACATGAAGAGCCAGACCATCCTGCGCCGGCACATG GCCAAGTGTGTTTGGAAGCATCCTCCTGGAGACGAGGTCTATCGCAAAGGGGCCATCTCTGTGTTTGAGGTGGATGGCAAGAAGAATAAG ATCTACTGCCAGAACCTGTGTCTGCTGGCCAAGCTCTTCCTGGACCACAAGACGCTGTACTACGATGTCGAACCCTTCCTGTTCTACGTGATGACCGAAGCCGACAACACGGGCTGCCACCTGGTGGGATACTTCTCCAAG GAGAAGAACTCCTTCCTCAACTACAACGTGTCCTGTATCCTGACCATGCCCCAGTACATGCGGCAGGGCTATGGGAAGATGCTGATTGACTTCA GCTACCTGCTGTCTaaggtggaggagaaggtggGGTCGCCGGAGCGCCCTCTATCCGATCTGGGCCTCATCAGCTACCGCAGCTACTGGAAGGAAGTGCTCTTGCGTTATATGAACAACTTCCAGGGCAAGGAGATCTCCATCAAGG AAATCAGCCAGGAGACGGCGGTAAACCCTGTGGACATCGTGAGCACGCTGCAGTCCCTGCAGATGCTCAAGTACTGGAAGGGCAAGCACCTGGTGCTGAAGAGACAG GATTTGATTGACGATTGGAAGTCCAAGGAGACcaagagagggagcaaaacCATCGACCCCAGTTCTTTAAAATGGTCGCCACCCAAAGGAACATAG
- the kat7b gene encoding histone acetyltransferase KAT7 isoform X1 gives MPRRKRNAGSSSDATGDSDDSGEHEKTDSSQSDGNTRANTRLTRASLRLSQSSQEAPPDIKHVVDRDESPPRTPTGNAQSSESDIDVSSPSASHDESQNKDPSQKDSDSDPSHRPKRRRFHESYNFNMKCPTPGCNSLGHLTGKHERHFSISGCPLYHNLSADECKVKAIDRDKQDDERSQNQTEESRHATRHQAATPRQVRYKEKVVEMRRKRDSPVSKEQKEKNMEHRQSHGTTREPLLENITSEYDLELFRKAQARASDDLVRPQHLPLHLQTPEKLRLQGQITEGSNMIKTIVFGRYELDTWYHSPYPEEYARLGRLYVCEFCLKYMKSQTILRRHMAKCVWKHPPGDEVYRKGAISVFEVDGKKNKIYCQNLCLLAKLFLDHKTLYYDVEPFLFYVMTEADNTGCHLVGYFSKEKNSFLNYNVSCILTMPQYMRQGYGKMLIDFSYLLSKVEEKVGSPERPLSDLGLISYRSYWKEVLLRYMNNFQGKEISIKEISQETAVNPVDIVSTLQSLQMLKYWKGKHLVLKRQDLIDDWKSKETKRGSKTIDPSSLKWSPPKGT, from the exons ATGCCTCGAAGAAAG AGAAATGCAGGGAGTAGCTCGGATGCTACGGGGGATTCAGACGATTCAGGGGAACACGAGAAAACCGACAGCTCTCAAAGTGACGGAAATACACGAGCTAACACGCGACTCACTCGGGCATCTTTACGCCTCAGCCAAAGCTCGCAAG AGGCGCCTCCTGACATAAAACACGTAGTGGACCGCGACGAATCCCCTCCCAGGACGCCCACGGGCAATGCCCAATCCTCGGAGTCGGACATCGACGTGTCCAGCCCCAGTGCCTCTCACGACGAAAGTCAGAACAAGGACCCTTCCCAGAAGGACTCTGACAGCGACCCCTCCCACCGGCCCAAGCGCCGgcgctttcacgagagctacaACTTCAACATGAAGTGTCCAACCCCAGGATGCAATTCGCTGG GTCACCTCACTGGAAAGCACGAGAGGCACTTCTCCATCTCCGGGTGTCCTTTGTACCATAACCTATCAGCAGATGAATGCAAG GTGAAGGCCATCGACCGGGACAAGCAAGACGACGAGCGCAGTCAGAACcagacagaggagagcaggCACGCCACACGTCACCAG GCTGCCACGCCGAGGCAGGTGCGCTACAAGGAGAAGGTAgtggagatgaggaggaagagggactCGCCTGTGTCCAaggagcagaaagagaagaacatG GAGCACCGCCAGAGCCATGGCACCACCCGAGAGCCCCTGCTGGAGAACATCACCAGTGAGTACGACCTGGAGCTCTTCAGGAAGGCCCAGGCACGGGCCTCCGATGACCTGGTAAGGCCACAGCATCTCCCCCTGCACCTCCAGACTCCC GAGAAGCTGCGCCTGCAGGGCCAGATCACGGAGGGCAGCAACATGATCAAGACCATCGTGTTCGGCCGCTACGAGCTGGACACCTGGTACCACTCGCCCTACCCGGAGGAGTACGCCCGCTTGGGCCGCCTCTACGTCTGCGAGTTCTGCCTCAAGTACATGAAGAGCCAGACCATCCTGCGCCGGCACATG GCCAAGTGTGTTTGGAAGCATCCTCCTGGAGACGAGGTCTATCGCAAAGGGGCCATCTCTGTGTTTGAGGTGGATGGCAAGAAGAATAAG ATCTACTGCCAGAACCTGTGTCTGCTGGCCAAGCTCTTCCTGGACCACAAGACGCTGTACTACGATGTCGAACCCTTCCTGTTCTACGTGATGACCGAAGCCGACAACACGGGCTGCCACCTGGTGGGATACTTCTCCAAG GAGAAGAACTCCTTCCTCAACTACAACGTGTCCTGTATCCTGACCATGCCCCAGTACATGCGGCAGGGCTATGGGAAGATGCTGATTGACTTCA GCTACCTGCTGTCTaaggtggaggagaaggtggGGTCGCCGGAGCGCCCTCTATCCGATCTGGGCCTCATCAGCTACCGCAGCTACTGGAAGGAAGTGCTCTTGCGTTATATGAACAACTTCCAGGGCAAGGAGATCTCCATCAAGG AAATCAGCCAGGAGACGGCGGTAAACCCTGTGGACATCGTGAGCACGCTGCAGTCCCTGCAGATGCTCAAGTACTGGAAGGGCAAGCACCTGGTGCTGAAGAGACAG GATTTGATTGACGATTGGAAGTCCAAGGAGACcaagagagggagcaaaacCATCGACCCCAGTTCTTTAAAATGGTCGCCACCCAAAGGAACATAG
- the kat7b gene encoding histone acetyltransferase KAT7 isoform X2, producing the protein MPRRKRNAGSSSDATGDSDDSGEHEKTDSSQSDGNTRANTRLTRASLRLSQSSQEAPPDIKHVVDRDESPPRTPTGNAQSSESDIDVSSPSASHDESQNKDPSQKDSDSDPSHRPKRRRFHESYNFNMKCPTPGCNSLGHLTGKHERHFSISGCPLYHNLSADECKVKAIDRDKQDDERSQNQTEESRHATRHQAATPRQVRYKEKVVEMRRKRDSPVSKEQKEKNMEHRQSHGTTREPLLENITSEYDLELFRKAQARASDDLAQEKLRLQGQITEGSNMIKTIVFGRYELDTWYHSPYPEEYARLGRLYVCEFCLKYMKSQTILRRHMAKCVWKHPPGDEVYRKGAISVFEVDGKKNKIYCQNLCLLAKLFLDHKTLYYDVEPFLFYVMTEADNTGCHLVGYFSKEKNSFLNYNVSCILTMPQYMRQGYGKMLIDFSYLLSKVEEKVGSPERPLSDLGLISYRSYWKEVLLRYMNNFQGKEISIKEISQETAVNPVDIVSTLQSLQMLKYWKGKHLVLKRQDLIDDWKSKETKRGSKTIDPSSLKWSPPKGT; encoded by the exons ATGCCTCGAAGAAAG AGAAATGCAGGGAGTAGCTCGGATGCTACGGGGGATTCAGACGATTCAGGGGAACACGAGAAAACCGACAGCTCTCAAAGTGACGGAAATACACGAGCTAACACGCGACTCACTCGGGCATCTTTACGCCTCAGCCAAAGCTCGCAAG AGGCGCCTCCTGACATAAAACACGTAGTGGACCGCGACGAATCCCCTCCCAGGACGCCCACGGGCAATGCCCAATCCTCGGAGTCGGACATCGACGTGTCCAGCCCCAGTGCCTCTCACGACGAAAGTCAGAACAAGGACCCTTCCCAGAAGGACTCTGACAGCGACCCCTCCCACCGGCCCAAGCGCCGgcgctttcacgagagctacaACTTCAACATGAAGTGTCCAACCCCAGGATGCAATTCGCTGG GTCACCTCACTGGAAAGCACGAGAGGCACTTCTCCATCTCCGGGTGTCCTTTGTACCATAACCTATCAGCAGATGAATGCAAG GTGAAGGCCATCGACCGGGACAAGCAAGACGACGAGCGCAGTCAGAACcagacagaggagagcaggCACGCCACACGTCACCAG GCTGCCACGCCGAGGCAGGTGCGCTACAAGGAGAAGGTAgtggagatgaggaggaagagggactCGCCTGTGTCCAaggagcagaaagagaagaacatG GAGCACCGCCAGAGCCATGGCACCACCCGAGAGCCCCTGCTGGAGAACATCACCAGTGAGTACGACCTGGAGCTCTTCAGGAAGGCCCAGGCACGGGCCTCCGATGACCTG GCACAGGAGAAGCTGCGCCTGCAGGGCCAGATCACGGAGGGCAGCAACATGATCAAGACCATCGTGTTCGGCCGCTACGAGCTGGACACCTGGTACCACTCGCCCTACCCGGAGGAGTACGCCCGCTTGGGCCGCCTCTACGTCTGCGAGTTCTGCCTCAAGTACATGAAGAGCCAGACCATCCTGCGCCGGCACATG GCCAAGTGTGTTTGGAAGCATCCTCCTGGAGACGAGGTCTATCGCAAAGGGGCCATCTCTGTGTTTGAGGTGGATGGCAAGAAGAATAAG ATCTACTGCCAGAACCTGTGTCTGCTGGCCAAGCTCTTCCTGGACCACAAGACGCTGTACTACGATGTCGAACCCTTCCTGTTCTACGTGATGACCGAAGCCGACAACACGGGCTGCCACCTGGTGGGATACTTCTCCAAG GAGAAGAACTCCTTCCTCAACTACAACGTGTCCTGTATCCTGACCATGCCCCAGTACATGCGGCAGGGCTATGGGAAGATGCTGATTGACTTCA GCTACCTGCTGTCTaaggtggaggagaaggtggGGTCGCCGGAGCGCCCTCTATCCGATCTGGGCCTCATCAGCTACCGCAGCTACTGGAAGGAAGTGCTCTTGCGTTATATGAACAACTTCCAGGGCAAGGAGATCTCCATCAAGG AAATCAGCCAGGAGACGGCGGTAAACCCTGTGGACATCGTGAGCACGCTGCAGTCCCTGCAGATGCTCAAGTACTGGAAGGGCAAGCACCTGGTGCTGAAGAGACAG GATTTGATTGACGATTGGAAGTCCAAGGAGACcaagagagggagcaaaacCATCGACCCCAGTTCTTTAAAATGGTCGCCACCCAAAGGAACATAG
- the ptges3l gene encoding putative protein PTGES3L, whose product MPQIKRPADGIPARCTWFDRKKYVTVNFNIQHPRELQCEITEDKVVLCCKDADDNVIYNEFYFYDKIMKNDSRERPYDRTVNLLLRKWTPDVAWPRLTKDLNRPSWMAVDFDNWRDWENEEEDGREEFEHYADMMHDLSKKGAAPTMDDLDFDDD is encoded by the exons ATGCCACAGATTAAGAGACCAGCGGACGG CATACCTGCTAGGTGTACGTGGTTTGACCGCAAGAAATACGTCACAGTCAATTTCAATATTCAGCACCCGCGGGAACTTCAGTGTGAAATTACAGAAGACAAAGTAGTTTTATG TTGCAAAGATGCTGATGACAACGTCATCTACAAtgaattttatttttatgaCAAGATCATGAAAAAT GACTCCAGAGAGAGGCCGTACGACCGCACCGTCAACCTGCTGCTGAGGAAGTGGACGCCGGACGTGGCATGGCCACGCCTCACCAAGGACCTTAACAGG CCCAGCTGGATGGCAGTCGATTTTGATAACTGGAGAGACTGGGAgaatgaagaggaagatggcaGGGAAGAATTTGAGCACTACGCAGAT ATGATGCATGATCTCTCTAAAAAAGGGGCAGCACCCACCATGGATGATCTTGATTTTGAT GATGACTGA